The DNA window tttaacttATTCAAACATGTTATCAGGAAATGCAAACCTCGAAACTATTCAATCCTTTTTGAGTATtcaagaaaataataacaataaatgTCTTGTAAAAACACAAaaagatgataataatgatataccaaatgatgataataatgataacgACTTCCCAAATGATGACAATAATGACGACGACTTCccaaatgatgataataataacgatgatgatggaaaaaaagaaaagggTTCAAAGGAAATTCAAGAAGTTATTgatatgttaaaaaaacttTTAGAATctgataatatttctttccAACAAAAAGAATacttaaaattaattatccAAGTTTTAGAATTAGAAGGTGATTTATtagataaagaaaaaattcaaGTTGAATTAAACAAAGACATTATTAACGTATTAATGGGCAAAtcaaatgaattaaaagatTTGGCAATAAAATTAAGTAACGAAAATGGAGAATCTGAAGGTTCACAAAGAGTTGACTTAGCTCAAAATATAGTTTCAAACTTATTGAACTTATCTgttgaattaaaaaatactggaaatattgtatataacaATATCCAAGGACAAGGAGAGTTACTTCAAACAATCGATAAAACTATGAGCAAGGCAGGTAATGAATTAAAGAACATACGAGTCCATACTGCATacaaaaatggaaaacCAACTGAcgataataacaataatgatgataacAATGACAACAACGATAATAAtccaaataatgataatgttACTGGAGCTGGAAAACGTGTTAAAtccaaatattataaaaaatacggtaaaaaaaataaatcaaaatatggcttaaaacaatttaacAATTTAGGAAATAatgacaataaaaataataatttaaaacatttcaATCTTGacaataatatgaaaaaccACTTTTtcaacatatttaaaaaagacgAGATAACtctcaaaaaattatatacaatgctttctaatttaatttaaggACTGCAtgatattcatttattaatttaagcAAATAGACATATTCCTAGTATGCCGactaaatcaaataaagttgaaaaaaattataaaatccataaaaaataataacgaacaaataaattaaagaaaatgtgCATACCCTTATgtagaacaaaaaaaaatgttacaaTTAgctaattaaataaaaaaaaaaataaaaaataatacaattttgCATGAACagttcataaatatatgcctGTCTGTATATGGTTATTATTTGGCTAGTTATTCACACAAATGTGGGTGAGagtacataaaaaataattgtatgCTTATggataacaaaataataaactatatatggatcatatattttaaaaaatacgaTGATTCTCAAATTTTCGGGTAATATAAAcccttatttttaatttttatttatttttatagattttaatatgtgaatatatatttattttaatttttgtattattttttcgcAATATATGTTATGGATGTGTGTTTGggttataattttgaaaatgatatgttttctttaaatttgCATTTACATATcgttatattttatatatgttcgCGTGGATCTTTATGTTTTAAGAATTTTTGTatacatgttttttttcttttcgcTTTTGGTTAttgatttaaaatttttgtttttttatacctttaaaacatttgtatatttaaaaaagatggttaaatttaattactTTAAACAATAATTTTGGATAGAGTAGGTATATCACGTTTTTTTATCAGCTAGCCAAATTATTtcatgttaataaaaaagtaaaaaaaaatttattggCTTATATAGGGGTAGTATGCCCTTTTTTTGTAGTATGACTCTACAAATCTATTAGTAATTTATCAATTTGGGACTGCAAAGATTCTATAATTTGATCTAggtgttttattttttttgaatcaTTGTCTTGGTCAGTTTCATCAACTTTGCTAGTTTGTTTGttgattttatttccattattattgGTGTTGgcatttttgttattttttttttgagcaattatattattatttagttCCCTATAAAaatcgatttttttttgcatttgtattttttcagaattttttgtttttattaaattgtcTATATGTTGAATATAGTTGGtaatttgattattttgttttttaatttcattaattttttcgtgcatattttttatgtatatatttttttgttctagCTTGTTCAGATATTTATATTGCAAATCAATTAAAGCattgttataaatatttgattCATATGAAAGCTTAGaatatagaatatatagtaattcattttttaaattatcatcaATATATGTATCATTAGtgaatatatcaaaaattttatcatatatttcattattatattcatacattgtgtcatatttaaaattttctacATCATCTCTTAGATATTCATCTTCATTGTATATAAGAGTGTGTGTATGTTCGCTTTCGCTTTCggttttatcatatattatattttttattattttattattattttcattttcatcaattATTGTCTTCACTTTAGCTGTATGATGGCTATATCGATTATTTTGGCTAGCAGGACAATAATTCCCGAATGCATTATTAATTGAAAAGGGTGTTATATCTTCAGTATTGTTGTTAATTATTTGGCTATCTATTTTATCTTCTATAAATGCGTCTTCTTGATAactccatattttttttgtttttaaatttatgcaATAATTATGATTAAACTTTGAACTATGTATTTTTGCATGGCTTTTTTTGTATCGTCCACATCCAATATTTGAGCAAATTAAGCAAAGCCATAAATCATCgatattattacaatttttacattttagtaattttactatttcgtttaattgtataattttatttatcctTTGATTTTGTGGATATAtttgttcatttttttttgtatcattttcattccTTTGAGGATtgatacatttttttggaaCATCATTGATAATGtatggaaaataattagTTATATGTTCTGAAAtaatatcataaaaaattatgaacatgCATGCATTACATGAcatgttaatataattatcggatgtgtaatatttattagtattatataattctttatcacattttttatttcttgttattatataatatataaaatttccTAAACGTTccatacaaaatatacatgtagatatgcatatatttccatcaattataacatttttaaaaaattgttcataattatttatatcgaAAATGTTTAGTGTGTGCAATATTTGTTCTGACTTTATTTCGCTAGtgtcattattttcagattgttttttatttaaaatagcTAGCTCATTTGACTTATTCGTAGTGATAGTTTGATTATGTTGTTTGTCTGTTGTGTTTGTAGAATTTGAATAGGTTTGGGATACCACATGTTGTGGGCCATTAGTTTGTgcgttttttatttcgcCTGACGTTTGGTACGATATTTTTACCTGAccttgttcataattttgatctaaaatataatatacaacaCTGACAAATAAACAGTAAATGTTCCAATTTTTGTAAACtggataattatttatatttctttttgacatattttttttgattaataaatctatatttttacaatgaaaatttttataaaacatatctgcatatatttgtgttttaaatagtattaaaatggaatatgttttatatttttttttttttttccattttttttttaaaattttatataaatttttataaaattcgaTTTTCTTTTCCATTGATATGTTTTCCGTGTTGTTGTCATTCGTAAGGTCTACATTTTTctgctttatttttttcaagcttttttctttttcttttttttttttttttttaagctCATTATTGGTGTTTTCACCATTGTGTGCAAAATCAGTACAATCATAGTTTattgcattattttttatgaacgtATTTTTAGTTCGACGTATTGACAAAAAATCAGAGGAGTCTATACTTGAGTTTGTGATACTACTTAGGGTGGAATCAGATTGGGTGTTTGTTTCAAATTCGAATTGTGATTCTTTCAAAATGGAAACgtctttattttgttcattaGATATATCGttgtatacatttttattttcacgGTTTTCATCGAAGTACTCATTGGTAGCATTTGTATGATTGGGAGAGGGTTGtctgatttttttttttttttttgcaaataAATCAAAGTTTGTTTtaagataaaatatttttattttatctatataatctatatattcaaatattaaagaaaaaaaatcataaaaaataaaataagatggtaaagataaaatgaataacaTATGAGACCTATGTAATGGTAAGTTCGGTTCATTTTGATGAGATTGATTTTCTATAGGTGGCTGATTTGTTTCAGTACTTGTTtgtttttctaaattattttttttaacatttcttgcatttttttgaatatttgtttttttctcttttattCGTGTATCAtcaaaatttgtataactTTTAAAGTATTGTGATTTGTCTTCTTTCTTATCTATAgttgaatttttttcatttccttCGATCAAATATAGATCGAAATTTTCCGTATTATTTACACATAACTCAATAAATGTTGATGTGTAatattcaattttatttttatttaaacattgtatatatttatattgtatattttctttttcttttgttaCAAAGCTACTTTCAATATCCTTATCATCAATGCTGCTtttgatataatttattttctgtaCTTTATTCCcatcataaatatatatattttcaaatatactTAGGCATTTACtagcattttttatattttcctgactatatataattaaataaaacatccTCTAAGctaatattataacattGTTGTtgtttattcttttttctgtcattaatatgtttaaaattgagataaaaaacaaatattttaaccatataatttaaaaaaaaaaaaaaataaagcatgACTATGCTATATATGCATTCTTATGTGACACTATGCTGGACCTACAGTATTGTACTGGTTGGtctgaaaaaatatgcgatttatttttaattaaataaaaaaaatatatgaccAAACTTTGTGATATTACTAATTATGTAgtgaattttatttataaagttGGTCAGTATGTATAACAAGTATGCTTATGCAAAATGTaggaatttttttttttttttttttaatattttctctGCACCTTATAtcgaattaaaataattttaataatatagtgTTCAtgcaaaattttaattattacatattctTGCCAAAGTACAAAAGGTtaagtaaataaataagcctatttaaaatatgcatataagtCGAATTAATTTTCCATAGCTACATTTTgtacaatataaaaaaggctACCTTATtatagaatatataatttatgaaaaaaaaaatattttataaataaattacaaCAGTACCAATTGGgactaatatatttttaaaaagtttgtGATAAGcaaattgtttattttatttttattcctacataattgatattatttttttgttcataaaaaaacaagatggcaccaaaaaaaaaggaagaagAGCCAAAGGTATTATTACTAGGAAGGTAGgactaaataaaaataaatagctATACAGGTTCAATCAGTTTACAATAAAACATAGTTCTATCTATGTATATAGAGATTGTATAatgtcatatttttttgttttttttttttgtacaGACCCAAGAACACTCTAAAGATGGGGTTAGTTGGTTTGCCCAATGTGGGTAAGAAgaaatttacaaatttgCACACATAcgtatgatatattttttgatcaatatgaatataaaattgttgttatatttttgatctTTTTAGGAAAATCAACAACATTTAATGTACTAACTAAGTTGAATATCCCTGCAGAAAATTATCCATTTTGTACAATCGATCCTCATGAAGCAAAAGTAAATGTTGTTGATGAGAGGTTTGATTGGCTAGTTGACCATTTTAAACCCAAAAGTTCTGTACATGCATATCTTTCTATATTTGATATTGCCGGATTAGTAAAGAATGCACATTTAGGTGAAGGATTGGGAAATAactttttatcaaatattgCAGCAGTTGATGGTATATATCATGTTGTTAGAGCATTTGAGAATGAAGATATTATACACACAGAAGGTAATATAAATCCTGTTCGAGATAtggaaattattaattctgaattaatttataaagatATAAGTAATTGTGAAAGGAACTTAGAAGAAATATCGAAAGTTTTAAatcgaaataaaaaagataaaataaaacaaaatgaacaTGATGTTTTAACTATTGTCTTAGAGCATTTAAAAGAACATAAATGGATAAAAGATAGAGCTTGGAAAAGTTCAGAAATTGAAGTTATCAatgaatttaattttttaactgCAAAACCAGTTGTTTATTTAGTTAATATGAGTGAACATGATTTTATtcgacaaaaaaataaatatctagctaaaatatataattgggtacaagaaaaaaataaaggtaCTATTATACCTTACTGTGCAGAATttgaacaaaaaatattgtctATGACTGAGACTGAAAAAgaagaatattttaaagcaaataatattaaaaatagtatgttaaataaaattattaagaCTGGTTATTatgaaattaatttaatacatttttttacttgTGGTCAAGATGAAGTTAAATGCTGGACTATAAGAAAAGGTACGAAAGCACCACAAGCAGCTGGTGTTATACACACCGATTTTGAAAAAGGATTTATTTGTGCAGaagtttataaatataccgATTTAGTCGAATTTAAATCAGAAGGAGAAGTAAAAGCtaatggaaaatatttacaaaaaggAAAAGATTATGTAGTTGAGGATGgagatattatatttttcaaatttaatGTATCTTCAtcaggaaaaaaataatttatttttataactctaaaaaattgaataaaaTACGGATAACTATGAAAATGTGTCTTTAAACATTTGTATGGAATACATACAACCTATTTTACATCGTCTTATGATTTTCATTTGATGAGTGATCTATCCATTTGTTGTatttatcaatattttacgaatatttttaaaaactgttaaaaaaattatgaacggTCAGGTAAAATTAtgtcaattttttttttacaaatacaataaaattatgattatggctagttaataaaaaacgcacacaaatatattgttcATGTGtgtcgtttttttttgaaaaataggataaataatatgtcaTGAAATAGgaaaaacacaaaaaaatataagagttaaaaatgtaattaaacaaaaaatcggtaaaaataattgccATTTTCAAAGTCTTTTATGAATaagtttaataaaatttacgAAATAAGGATGGGATAAATACATGGGTGCCTATTTTGGTTGCATAAGCATGATAAGTGATGcccataatatattttgttaacaataaaatactagtggatatatttaaataagaattttttatgaaaatctagtggatatatttaaataagaattttttatgaaatgcTGTACGCACAGTATCATTTATAAACGTATTTGTTTTgggttttttttcacaagTATTTCTAAATATAGCTTCATCAGtccattttctttttttttgttgtttttCAAATTCTTCATTATCACTATCTTCTAAATTTATAAGAGGATTATTTGTGagaacattattttttttatttttcataagcTCCTCTTCCTCTTTTTCCCTTTTcaatttttctaatttttctctttttaaattttcaagTTCTCTCATTAGTTCcttttcttcttcatccGACTCATCATCCATTTCATCACTTTCATCATCGTCATCACTGTTTGTGTCACTATCGTTGGCACTACTGTTGTCTTCAGACATATTATCACTTTGTTCatagttattattattatttttttttttctttttcgtTTTGTGCCCTTTCCAATCATCCTGAATTTCATCATCTTCATCCTCTGGAAAGGGATTATTATAATCACagtttgttaattttttaatattttcaatggCTAGTAGTTTATTaccatcattattatttccttCTCGTCCACtagatttattttctaattcaattaaattatttttgattatttcTTTGTCCTCTGTATAGTCACTCAAGTCtctcattttcattttcgtATGTCCAGGCAAGTCCCTGCTGCAAACTTTTGCAGTTTGCCCAACTTTCCTATTACCACCTGACAtgttcagaaaaaaaagtcaAAAAacaggaaaaaaataatgtgaaTAGTGCAAAAATAAGACATGGAACAAAGAAACgaaatataaattgtaGAAGAGAAGCAAAATAAGcctttaaatatatgaaagaTTTGATGAACCACATGAAGATTAAATTGTgaatataacattttaacAAGCTTAGTtgtgttatatattattgttgGTGCTTACCCTGATTTTCCCCACCAATGGCATTGTACCATGTAGGTCTATGTGCTGTTGTCAttgctttatttatttggtaTTGctattcttattttttgatgcatataataatgcggtagtatatgtatatagtaaatattttattatacgaatttatatataataaaatatttacaattttttaaattatataattttcatttcttcatataatatacataactAAATAATGGCacttaattaataaatggctatagtatttttttatattattttgtaatgtTCGTTTTTTTGTGAATTTACTTCCAGCATTTATCGTAAACTTCCTAAGCGTCCCTTCGcataaaaagtaaaagcAGCAAAAGCagcaaaaataataaaaataataataaaaataagaatgATAAGAAGTAAGAAGTAGTAGTAGGAagtaattatttaaaaacgatccgaattttatttttcaaatcgCCCACTTTTTAAAGCATATatagtattaaaaaattgtaaatttttttttttttttttttttttttttttcctactCTTCACAATAATGCAGTGATATACTTTTTCTCATTTATCATTtccaaaattaaatatttttcgaaTGTTTGACaaacttaaaaataattaaataaagctAAAGAAAACGCATGCTTATATTTGGTACTGTATTAATAAAGATGAAACAAATTTGATAATACAGCGAGAAATGGCTGCTTTGAAGGGAATGCAAATAATTGCGAATTAAATATCAAgctaattaaaaatatgtataagtttgtaatgcatatacatatatgcataaataggTGGTATACAAGTTTGATGAAAACaaggaaaagaaaaaaacatatggacaaattattaaagaCATAAGAAGGAATGCTAATTagttaattaaaaataaaataaaacaaaacagtaaaaaaaaaatttgtattatgtatagcttaaaaataagctcactattttatcaaataaaatatgattaatATACGAATTTAGGGACAGGACATATAACAATATGTATGTGTCCCTTTCATAGGTTGATAAGTTTtgtgaattattttttttttcaaattaaaaaaaaattgatatgCTAAGTCAGGAGAGTTACAGTGCTCTGTTTATGCTCTCTATTTATgacttaatttttttttcgtttttttttatttttattttttttgccaTTATTTTGTGATGCTGCTACGTTTTTAGGAAATTGTACTTTGTTTTTTGTATGTCTATTGAGTgagatatttttatttttggatCGTCCAGTATGAATAGTGTTAACTTGGTTAgatgaatttttttgtgtatgATCCAGGGTAAGGTGTGGGTTGATTTTTCCGATTTGGTTTTGTTTAAAGTGAATAGTTTCAGGAGGTAGTTTATCAAGTAATTGTcgaatttcattttctttagtTTGTTTTTTAGTTTCATATGGATTATTAACAAATGTATCAATATTAGCTAGTCCAGCTCCTGGGACAATAAAAGATTTTATCGAATATTTTAAACCTGCACAACATATATCTTCAAAGGGTTGAAAAGCTattgaatttattttatcaccATAAGTATTATGAGTTAAATATAACTCTGGTTTTGtaaaaaagtttttatatgttcTAAAATGGCTATTCATAGTAAATGCAACTAAAGAAGTATCACTGATATcgatattatttataatgttATGGGATTTAAATGTGTTGATATATTCAAGTTTTCTAATATCCCATAATTTGTAGGTACAATCTAACGATGatgtaattaaataattatcaaaTATTCCAATAGCTGATATGGGAGTATAATgacaaaatatatcacaAACGCTTTTATCCATATTTGGTGACCATAATGTTACATGCCCATTCTTATGACCTAGATATATAATAGCATcatgtttattttgtttcatAATTGAGCATGGTCctctttttgttttttttcgtgTAACAATATTTCCAACGGATATATCTTGATATACTAATTCTCCTAAATCACCAATAGATGCaagtaaaaaatgatatggTAAAAATTCTAATTGGGAAGGATATAAAATGTCTTTTATACAATTAACTTCAATTCCTGTATtatcataaatatagatgtattttttttgtccaACCGCAAATAATTTGTGATTATGAAATATGGTATTACATCTAACAGTTTCATTTACATCTAATTCACATAATGATTCCATATTATGTGTATCTAACAAACTTATATGTCCTTTTTCTCCTGTtactaataaatatttaccaTTTCTCGAATAATTACATTTATATGGTCCTAAATTTAGATGTAGATcaaatacttttttttgtgttccTACATCtgcattttcatatatatatttttggcTAACTTTGATTGAACTATTTCCTAAAGCATCTTCATCATTTAATGTTTTGGGTTCTACAATTTTTAGTTCTCCCTTTTGTTTACTTAAATTAATAAGGTTTCCATCTGTGTCATTGTTTGAGAAGTTTTGAGTATGggtctgtttttttttttcgacgTTTTGAGTATGggtctgtttttttttttcgacgtttttatcatttttatggCTAGTCAATTTAATATAGCCATGATCATTTATGTTGTTAAATTGGGCATTGGttagaattttttttgatgataatattgCAAGTTTGACATCCgttgatattttatttttaagttttttattttgaatatttttaggATTAGGAAAATCtttagataataatatttctttgtTATGTGGTAGCAGATTTAAATTTGGATTATAaccattttcttttttttttcgaattttttttttgattttataaataattttatccgtatttatattcactTTATTTTCTGGAACTTTTTCTGTATCAACATTTTGTTCGACAAATAAGTTTTTCATGATCAactttgtttttatatttttgattcGTTAAGTAATTGTATAGCTTACCAGGTTAAAGCATTTGAAAAGTTTTTGTATGCAATTTGGATTCAGTTCGTTTCTCAACTTGTTATACCATTTCAGTATGTGCATATCA is part of the Plasmodium chabaudi chabaudi strain AS genome assembly, chromosome: 6 genome and encodes:
- a CDS encoding rhoptry-associated leucine zipper-like protein 1, putative, yielding MKIFIYLAIVQLIVYSHKCVDATNGVPHVGKNGGKYETNEINNKNKAACKLENEKNKNEGNAINEFAEESYIDNAYEEGKEKAEEDLEEVDKEFANLNTEGFYENNTNNVNPKETNNNLRNNLTVENYEDKKDSNNPAANFSDILYEEKKRKILLIHILKNIKKTLHRQNENFNNFLSFLSENYENYEKFTLLKNNPNKNNLTYSNMLSGNANLETIQSFLSIQENNNNKCLVKTQKDDNNDIPNDDNNDNDFPNDDNNDDDFPNDDNNNDDDGKKEKGSKEIQEVIDMLKKLLESDNISFQQKEYLKLIIQVLELEGDLLDKEKIQVELNKDIINVLMGKSNELKDLAIKLSNENGESEGSQRVDLAQNIVSNLLNLSVELKNTGNIVYNNIQGQGELLQTIDKTMSKAGNELKNIRVHTAYKNGKPTDDNNNNDDNNDNNDNNPNNDNVTGAGKRVKSKYYKKYGKKNKSKYGLKQFNNLGNNDNKNNNLKHFNLDNNMKNHFFNIFKKDEITLKKLYTMLSNLI
- a CDS encoding zinc finger protein, putative, with product MFYLIIYSQENIKNASKCLSIFENIYIYDGNKVQKINYIKSSIDDKDIESSFVTKEKENIQYKYIQCLNKNKIEYYTSTFIELCVNNTENFDLYLIEGNEKNSTIDKKEDKSQYFKSYTNFDDTRIKEKKTNIQKNARNVKKNNLEKQTSTETNQPPIENQSHQNEPNLPLHRSHMLFILSLPSYFIFYDFFSLIFEYIDYIDKIKIFYLKTNFDLFAKKKKKIRQPSPNHTNATNEYFDENRENKNVYNDISNEQNKDVSILKESQFEFETNTQSDSTLSSITNSSIDSSDFLSIRRTKNTFIKNNAINYDCTDFAHNGENTNNELKKKKKKEKEKSLKKIKQKNVDLTNDNNTENISMEKKIEFYKNLYKILKKKWKKKKKYKTYSILILFKTQIYADMFYKNFHCKNIDLLIKKNMSKRNINNYPVYKNWNIYCLFVSVVYYILDQNYEQGQVKISYQTSGEIKNAQTNGPQHVVSQTYSNSTNTTDKQHNQTITTNKSNELAILNKKQSENNDTSEIKSEQILHTLNIFDINNYEQFFKNVIIDGNICISTCIFCMERLGNFIYYIITRNKKCDKELYNTNKYYTSDNYINMSCNACMFIIFYDIISEHITNYFPYIINDVPKKCINPQRNENDTKKNEQIYPQNQRINKIIQLNEIVKLLKCKNCNNIDDLWLCLICSNIGCGRYKKSHAKIHSSKFNHNYCINLKTKKIWSYQEDAFIEDKIDSQIINNNTEDITPFSINNAFGNYCPASQNNRYSHHTAKVKTIIDENENNNKIIKNIIYDKTESESEHTHTLIYNEDEYLRDDVENFKYDTMYEYNNEIYDKIFDIFTNDTYIDDNLKNELLYILYSKLSYESNIYNNALIDLQYKYLNKLEQKNIYIKNMHEKINEIKKQNNQITNYIQHIDNLIKTKNSEKIQMQKKIDFYRELNNNIIAQKKNNKNANTNNNGNKINKQTSKVDETDQDNDSKKIKHLDQIIESLQSQIDKLLIDL
- a CDS encoding Obg-like ATPase 1, putative codes for the protein MAPKKKEEEPKVLLLGRPKNTLKMGLVGLPNVGKSTTFNVLTKLNIPAENYPFCTIDPHEAKVNVVDERFDWLVDHFKPKSSVHAYLSIFDIAGLVKNAHLGEGLGNNFLSNIAAVDGIYHVVRAFENEDIIHTEGNINPVRDMEIINSELIYKDISNCERNLEEISKVLNRNKKDKIKQNEHDVLTIVLEHLKEHKWIKDRAWKSSEIEVINEFNFLTAKPVVYLVNMSEHDFIRQKNKYLAKIYNWVQEKNKGTIIPYCAEFEQKILSMTETEKEEYFKANNIKNSMLNKIIKTGYYEINLIHFFTCGQDEVKCWTIRKGTKAPQAAGVIHTDFEKGFICAEVYKYTDLVEFKSEGEVKANGKYLQKGKDYVVEDGDIIFFKFNVSSSGKK
- a CDS encoding pre-mRNA-splicing factor CWC15, putative, with the translated sequence MTTAHRPTWYNAIGGENQGGNRKVGQTAKVCSRDLPGHTKMKMRDLSDYTEDKEIIKNNLIELENKSSGREGNNNDGNKLLAIENIKKLTNCDYNNPFPEDEDDEIQDDWKGHKTKKKKKNNNNNYEQSDNMSEDNSSANDSDTNSDDDDESDEMDDESDEEEKELMRELENLKREKLEKLKREKEEEELMKNKKNNVLTNNPLINLEDSDNEEFEKQQKKRKWTDEAIFRNTCEKKPKTNTFINDTVRTAFHKKFLFKYIH
- a CDS encoding U3 small nucleolar RNA-associated protein 7, putative, which codes for MKNLFVEQNVDTEKVPENKVNINTDKIIYKIKKKIRKKKENGYNPNLNLLPHNKEILLSKDFPNPKNIQNKKLKNKISTDVKLAILSSKKILTNAQFNNINDHGYIKLTSHKNDKNVEKKKQTHTQNVEKKKQTHTQNFSNNDTDGNLINLSKQKGELKIVEPKTLNDEDALGNSSIKVSQKYIYENADVGTQKKVFDLHLNLGPYKCNYSRNGKYLLVTGEKGHISLLDTHNMESLCELDVNETVRCNTIFHNHKLFAVGQKKYIYIYDNTGIEVNCIKDILYPSQLEFLPYHFLLASIGDLGELVYQDISVGNIVTRKKTKRGPCSIMKQNKHDAIIYLGHKNGHVTLWSPNMDKSVCDIFCHYTPISAIGIFDNYLITSSLDCTYKLWDIRKLEYINTFKSHNIINNIDISDTSLVAFTMNSHFRTYKNFFTKPELYLTHNTYGDKINSIAFQPFEDICCAGLKYSIKSFIVPGAGLANIDTFVNNPYETKKQTKENEIRQLLDKLPPETIHFKQNQIGKINPHLTLDHTQKNSSNQVNTIHTGRSKNKNISLNRHTKNKVQFPKNVAASQNNGKKNKNKKKRKKN